In one Streptomyces sp. NBC_01288 genomic region, the following are encoded:
- a CDS encoding bifunctional helix-turn-helix transcriptional regulator/GNAT family N-acetyltransferase, with translation MTVQDIRAFSRFYTNVIGALDYSRHLYAPFTLTESRVLYELAHSPRTDAADLRAELSLDAGYLSRILNRFEQDGLVERAPSERDPRRRQVTLTVRGRETAALLAERADESVGALLSTVPDADRPRLAEALRTVRTILSALDKRRPRPEDVVLREPGPGDLGWIVQRNAALYAAEYDFNADYEGLVARIVADFAEDHDPHLERVWIAELDGRAVGCVMCVRDDAPGTARLRLLLVEPDARGLRIGDQLVAALVEFARGVGYRDLVLWTNDILGAARRIYQRHGFVLTAEKPHRSFGQDLVGQDWRLDLHEPH, from the coding sequence ATGACCGTCCAGGACATCCGCGCTTTCAGCCGCTTCTACACGAACGTCATCGGCGCCCTCGACTACAGCCGCCATCTCTACGCCCCGTTCACCCTCACCGAGTCCCGTGTCCTGTACGAACTCGCGCACTCCCCTCGTACGGACGCCGCCGATCTCCGTGCCGAACTCTCCCTCGACGCCGGGTACTTGAGCCGGATCCTGAACCGGTTCGAGCAGGACGGGCTGGTCGAGCGGGCGCCCTCGGAGCGGGATCCGCGGCGGCGGCAGGTCACGCTCACCGTGCGGGGGCGGGAGACCGCCGCGCTGTTGGCGGAGCGGGCGGACGAATCCGTCGGGGCGCTGCTCTCGACCGTGCCGGACGCCGACCGGCCGCGGCTCGCCGAGGCGCTGCGTACCGTACGGACCATCCTGTCGGCGTTGGACAAGCGGCGGCCCCGGCCGGAGGACGTCGTGCTGCGCGAGCCCGGGCCCGGTGATCTGGGCTGGATCGTGCAGCGGAACGCCGCGTTGTATGCCGCCGAGTACGACTTCAACGCCGACTACGAAGGGCTCGTCGCGCGGATCGTCGCCGATTTCGCCGAGGATCACGATCCGCATCTGGAGCGGGTGTGGATCGCCGAGCTCGACGGGCGGGCGGTGGGGTGTGTGATGTGCGTGCGGGACGACGCACCCGGTACCGCCCGGCTGCGGCTGCTGCTCGTCGAGCCGGACGCGCGCGGGCTGCGGATCGGGGATCAACTCGTCGCGGCTCTTGTGGAGTTCGCGCGCGGGGTCGGGTATCGCGACCTCGTGCTGTGGACCAACGACATCCTCGGGGCCGCCCGCCGGATCTACCAACGGCACGGGTTCGTCCTCACCGCCGAGAAACCGCACCGCTCCTTCGGTCAGGATCTCGTCGGCCAGGACTGGCGTCTCGACCTGCACGAGCCACACTGA
- a CDS encoding DUF4253 domain-containing protein: MAFPLPTELLLSSGRFEPRGDVEVWFSDELPDDLAELWPRLLESAEVMGLYPFICWRDDPFQPTDLSEVDAIRLDAVLAADFAEYRRRRLPYWSNPGAGDGRDVLPDDDDPEDFGPWPHDPGPPFESWPGLAAGGSDTGAGVSAAQAAGWAVEDLLGTEPFVRTCQLALVPARRSADVPAIVGWAAEASLPLLCALLRSWEERFGVRVVSGFGSALTVSVARPPLDVPHAEQLALEHVLSTADNIVDDPPTPFPEYANGLVGRHQWRFWWD, encoded by the coding sequence ATGGCCTTCCCCCTTCCCACCGAACTGCTCCTGTCCTCCGGCCGCTTCGAGCCGCGCGGAGATGTGGAGGTGTGGTTCTCCGACGAACTACCGGACGATCTGGCGGAGTTGTGGCCCCGACTGCTGGAGTCCGCCGAAGTCATGGGGCTGTATCCGTTCATCTGCTGGCGGGACGATCCTTTCCAGCCCACGGACTTGAGTGAGGTCGACGCGATCCGGCTCGATGCCGTGCTCGCGGCGGACTTCGCCGAGTACCGGCGCCGGCGGCTGCCGTACTGGTCGAATCCGGGGGCGGGCGACGGGCGGGACGTACTTCCGGACGACGACGATCCGGAGGACTTCGGACCCTGGCCGCACGACCCGGGGCCGCCCTTCGAGAGCTGGCCCGGTCTCGCGGCCGGCGGGTCCGACACGGGTGCCGGGGTGAGCGCGGCACAGGCCGCCGGGTGGGCCGTAGAGGATCTGCTCGGGACCGAACCCTTCGTGCGCACCTGCCAGTTGGCGCTTGTGCCCGCGCGTCGTAGTGCCGATGTACCGGCGATCGTCGGGTGGGCGGCCGAGGCGTCGCTTCCCCTGTTGTGTGCGCTGTTGCGGAGTTGGGAGGAGCGGTTCGGGGTGCGGGTCGTGTCGGGGTTCGGGAGTGCGTTGACCGTGTCGGTCGCCCGGCCGCCGCTCGATGTCCCGCACGCGGAGCAACTCGCCCTGGAACATGTGCTGTCGACGGCCGACAACATCGTGGACGATCCGCCGACGCCGTTCCCCGAGTACGCGAACGGGCTGGTGGGGCGGCATCAGTGGCGGTTCTGGTGGGACTAG
- a CDS encoding Type 1 glutamine amidotransferase-like domain-containing protein: MNLLLTASGLRNETLRDALRDMLGKPFESANVVYIPTASVAEPGDHGWFVADLNRLHGLGWREFDVLELNGLPRQLVLDRLLHADVIYAEGGNHYHLARSITGNGLADGLLEALENRVYVGVSAGSMIFSRNLTGHSADVIGDTTDLHVLGATTVEPPFGLFDWYLKPHLYSPNFPERDDAWADRIVARADFPIYFIDDDTAVRVRDGKVDVISEGRWRFHQRPERKASSDA, from the coding sequence ATGAACCTTCTGCTGACGGCGAGCGGCCTGCGCAACGAGACGCTGCGGGATGCGCTCCGGGACATGCTGGGCAAGCCGTTCGAGTCGGCGAACGTCGTGTACATCCCCACGGCGTCGGTCGCCGAGCCCGGGGACCACGGGTGGTTCGTCGCGGACCTGAACCGGCTGCACGGCCTCGGCTGGCGGGAGTTCGACGTCCTGGAACTGAACGGCCTGCCCCGGCAACTGGTGCTCGACCGACTCCTCCACGCCGACGTCATCTACGCCGAGGGTGGCAACCACTACCACCTCGCGCGCAGCATCACCGGCAACGGCCTGGCCGACGGCCTCCTGGAGGCGCTGGAGAACCGGGTCTATGTGGGAGTCAGCGCCGGATCAATGATCTTCAGCCGCAACCTCACCGGACACTCCGCCGACGTCATCGGCGACACCACGGACCTCCACGTACTCGGCGCGACGACCGTGGAGCCCCCGTTCGGCCTCTTCGACTGGTACCTCAAGCCCCACCTGTACTCGCCGAACTTCCCCGAGCGTGACGACGCCTGGGCGGATCGCATCGTCGCGCGGGCGGACTTCCCGATCTACTTCATCGACGACGACACGGCCGTCCGCGTCAGGGACGGCAAGGTGGATGTCATTTCTGAGGGCCGGTGGCGGTTCCATCAGCGCCCTGAGAGGAAGGCGTCCTCGGACGCGTAG
- a CDS encoding NAD-dependent epimerase/dehydratase family protein, translating into MPRALILGGTGPVGRAAAHRLLVAGWQVDVTGRDPARMPPELSALGGEFRAVERADSSALRAAVGEGTDLLVDCLCFTAADARSLLPLAAHATSTVLISGRAVYIDAAGNHINSSTPPHFSGPISETNPTMTPRDDIDHRSREGYGANKVAAELVALDSGLPVSVLRPSRIHGVGASPAREWAVLKRVLDGRTALLLARRGAGVVHATAAANLAALIETVAERPGTRVLNCADPDAPSVLEICRTIGTYLGHEWEEEVLLDDTAPAGLGVTPWDSPHPIVLDTSAATALGHRPAGTYATTIAPVLDRLVEAAAKGQPPVGDGYFAEFFDYASEDAFLSGR; encoded by the coding sequence ATGCCCCGTGCTCTCATCCTCGGCGGAACCGGACCGGTCGGGCGGGCCGCCGCGCATCGGCTGTTGGTCGCCGGATGGCAGGTGGACGTGACCGGCCGGGACCCCGCTCGCATGCCGCCCGAACTGAGCGCGCTCGGGGGCGAGTTCAGGGCCGTGGAGCGCGCGGACTCCTCCGCCCTGCGGGCCGCTGTCGGCGAGGGGACCGATCTCCTCGTCGACTGCCTCTGCTTCACCGCCGCCGATGCCCGTTCGCTGCTGCCGTTGGCCGCGCACGCGACCTCCACCGTGCTGATCTCCGGCCGGGCCGTCTACATCGACGCGGCGGGCAATCACATCAACTCGTCGACCCCGCCCCACTTCTCGGGCCCGATCTCCGAGACCAACCCGACCATGACCCCGCGCGACGACATCGACCACCGCTCACGCGAGGGCTACGGCGCGAACAAGGTCGCCGCCGAACTCGTCGCCCTGGACAGCGGGTTGCCCGTCAGCGTGCTGCGGCCGTCGCGGATCCATGGGGTCGGGGCGTCCCCGGCGCGTGAATGGGCCGTCCTCAAGCGGGTGTTGGACGGTCGTACGGCCCTGCTGCTGGCCCGGCGAGGTGCCGGTGTCGTCCACGCCACCGCCGCCGCGAATCTCGCCGCGCTCATCGAGACGGTCGCCGAGCGGCCGGGCACCCGCGTCCTCAACTGCGCCGATCCGGACGCGCCCAGCGTGCTGGAGATCTGCCGGACGATCGGTACGTACCTGGGCCATGAGTGGGAGGAGGAGGTACTGCTGGACGACACCGCACCTGCCGGCCTGGGCGTCACCCCCTGGGACTCGCCGCACCCGATCGTCCTCGACACCTCCGCCGCGACTGCACTCGGCCACCGGCCGGCCGGTACCTACGCGACCACGATCGCGCCCGTACTGGACCGGCTGGTGGAAGCGGCCGCGAAAGGCCAACCTCCCGTTGGCGATGGTTACTTCGCGGAGTTCTTCGACTACGCGTCCGAGGACGCCTTCCTCTCAGGGCGCTGA
- a CDS encoding MFS transporter — MSTTPPASPPALKTRLSAGLRGAALDTRPFQLPVFRRLLIGQSAAYVGTMVTDVTIPVQVYDLSRSSLSVGLTGVAGLVPLVVFGLYGGAVADRFDRRTVYLASACLTWVVTLALLFQAVAGVRSVPLVLGLVAVQAGAFAVSSAARGAIIPRIVPTPLVPAANTLYFTAGNVGQVAGPLIAGVLISLPNGYSWAYGADAVLFSLLLYSALRLPSVKPTGSEAPAGGLRSVLDGLRFIAVAPVLWMSFAVDIAAMTLAMPTALFPEAAQTRFGGSGVGLLYSAIAIGSVAAGLFSGWIGRVRRQGRALALAVVAWAAAVALAGTVHQLLAAAALLAAAGAADLVSAVYRQTILQTYAPDALRGRLQGVFTVVVAGGPRLGDLRAGAMASTTGFGLAWTGSSLVCVFVVIAGALLVRPFWRYDVAAAQAPSSRP; from the coding sequence ATGTCCACGACACCCCCCGCCTCGCCGCCCGCGCTGAAGACCCGCCTCTCCGCCGGGCTGCGCGGTGCCGCGCTCGACACCCGCCCGTTCCAACTCCCTGTCTTCCGGCGCCTGTTGATCGGGCAGAGTGCGGCCTACGTCGGGACCATGGTCACCGACGTCACCATCCCGGTGCAGGTGTACGACCTGTCCCGGTCGTCGCTGTCCGTGGGACTGACGGGGGTGGCCGGCCTCGTACCGCTCGTGGTCTTCGGGCTGTACGGCGGCGCCGTCGCGGACCGGTTCGACCGCCGTACGGTGTACCTCGCGTCGGCCTGTCTGACCTGGGTGGTCACACTCGCCCTGCTGTTCCAGGCGGTCGCCGGCGTGCGTTCGGTGCCGCTCGTCCTCGGCCTCGTCGCCGTGCAGGCCGGCGCCTTCGCCGTGTCGTCCGCGGCCCGGGGCGCGATCATCCCCCGTATCGTGCCGACCCCGCTGGTGCCCGCCGCGAACACGCTGTACTTCACCGCCGGCAACGTCGGTCAGGTCGCCGGGCCGCTGATCGCGGGCGTCCTGATCTCCCTCCCGAACGGCTACAGCTGGGCGTACGGCGCCGACGCCGTGCTGTTCTCGCTCCTGCTGTACTCGGCCCTTCGCCTGCCCTCGGTCAAGCCGACCGGCTCGGAGGCCCCCGCCGGCGGGCTGCGCTCGGTGCTCGACGGGCTGCGGTTCATCGCCGTCGCGCCCGTGCTCTGGATGTCCTTCGCGGTCGACATCGCGGCGATGACACTCGCCATGCCGACCGCGCTGTTCCCGGAGGCGGCGCAGACCCGGTTCGGCGGTAGCGGGGTGGGGCTGCTGTACTCGGCCATCGCGATCGGGTCGGTCGCGGCGGGGCTGTTCAGCGGCTGGATCGGGCGCGTACGCCGCCAGGGTCGGGCGCTTGCCCTCGCCGTCGTCGCCTGGGCGGCGGCGGTCGCCCTCGCGGGTACCGTCCACCAACTCCTCGCCGCGGCAGCCCTGTTGGCGGCCGCCGGAGCGGCCGACCTCGTCAGCGCGGTCTACCGCCAGACCATCCTCCAGACCTACGCCCCCGACGCCCTCCGCGGCCGCCTCCAGGGCGTCTTCACCGTCGTCGTCGCGGGCGGCCCCCGCCTCGGCGACCTGCGCGCCGGCGCCATGGCCTCCACGACGGGCTTCGGCCTCGCGTGGACGGGCAGTTCGCTGGTGTGCGTGTTCGTGGTCATCGCGGGGGCGCTGCTGGTCCGACCGTTCTGGCGGTACGACGTCGCCGCGGCGCAGGCACCGTCCTCGCGGCCGTAG
- a CDS encoding helix-turn-helix transcriptional regulator, whose translation MSENGQAETAEKTDTADSAAAEPRDTTHAHLAGDVIGRHQHGYHQLLYVSAGVLAVQTGEASWVASSARAVWLPAGMWHQHRVHGHSSVHTIGFAAHDVLLDSGTPVVVAVDALVRELIIACSEPDLPQPESRRLRAVLRDRLRRAQVEPLTLPAPTNSLLRQACSLVTDDLRQPRTATWLARRIGVSERTLARLFRTEFGMTYPQWRTNVRVFHAMVLLAEGATVSETGRQCGWSTTSAFIDTFSRTMGQTPGTYRIGPGGQARGAPGFPPSRRLAG comes from the coding sequence ATGTCGGAAAACGGCCAGGCGGAGACGGCGGAGAAGACAGATACGGCGGACAGCGCGGCCGCGGAGCCCAGGGACACCACCCACGCCCACCTCGCGGGTGACGTCATCGGCCGCCACCAGCACGGCTACCACCAGCTTCTCTACGTCAGTGCCGGTGTGCTCGCGGTGCAGACGGGCGAGGCGTCCTGGGTGGCGTCCAGTGCGCGGGCCGTCTGGCTTCCGGCGGGCATGTGGCACCAGCACCGGGTGCACGGGCACAGCTCCGTGCACACCATCGGCTTCGCCGCCCACGACGTGCTGCTGGACTCCGGGACGCCGGTCGTGGTGGCCGTGGACGCCCTGGTCCGCGAACTGATCATCGCGTGCAGCGAACCGGACCTTCCGCAGCCGGAGTCACGCCGCCTGCGCGCGGTCCTGCGGGACCGCCTGAGAAGAGCCCAAGTGGAGCCGCTGACGCTCCCCGCCCCCACCAACTCCCTGCTCCGGCAGGCATGTTCACTGGTGACGGACGACCTACGGCAGCCTCGCACCGCCACCTGGCTCGCCCGCCGCATCGGCGTCAGCGAACGCACCCTGGCCCGGCTGTTCAGAACCGAGTTCGGCATGACGTACCCGCAATGGCGGACCAACGTCCGCGTCTTCCACGCCATGGTCCTCCTGGCGGAAGGCGCGACGGTCAGCGAAACGGGACGCCAGTGCGGCTGGTCCACGACCAGCGCCTTCATCGACACGTTCAGCCGCACGATGGGCCAGACACCGGGCACGTACCGCATCGGACCTGGCGGCCAGGCGCGTGGCGCTCCAGGTTTCCCCCCTTCCCGGCGATTGGCTGGGTAG
- a CDS encoding LacI family DNA-binding transcriptional regulator — MTVTLADVAARAQVSPATVSRVLNGNYPVAATTRERVLRAVDELDYVLNGPASALAAATSDLVGILVNDIADPFFGIMASAIQGEIGGPGGRAGGERLAVVCNTGGSPERELTYLTLLQRQRAAAVVLTGGAMENAPHAAAVAAKLRKLGEAGTRVVLCGRPPAPDTGAFALTFDNRGGGRELTEHLIGLGHRRLGYIAGPEERTTTRHRLEGHREALAAHGIVEDPRWTVHGRYDRRSGYEATLELLRRDPSLTAVVAANDSVAVGASAALRESGRRIPEDVSVAGFDDLPFSVDAVPSLTTVRLPLSEAGARAGRIAMGREEPPPGGIATVRGELMVRGSSGVPRK, encoded by the coding sequence ATGACGGTGACCCTGGCGGACGTGGCGGCCCGCGCCCAGGTCTCCCCCGCGACGGTGTCGCGCGTACTGAACGGCAACTATCCGGTCGCGGCCACCACGCGCGAGCGGGTTCTGCGGGCGGTCGACGAGCTGGACTACGTCCTGAACGGTCCCGCGAGCGCGCTGGCGGCGGCCACCTCCGACCTGGTGGGCATCCTGGTCAACGACATCGCGGACCCCTTCTTCGGGATCATGGCGAGCGCGATCCAGGGCGAGATCGGGGGGCCGGGGGGCCGCGCGGGTGGGGAACGGCTGGCGGTGGTGTGCAACACGGGCGGCTCCCCGGAGCGCGAGCTGACGTATCTGACCCTGTTGCAGCGGCAGCGGGCGGCGGCGGTCGTGCTGACCGGCGGCGCGATGGAGAACGCGCCGCACGCGGCGGCGGTCGCGGCGAAGCTGCGGAAGCTGGGCGAGGCCGGGACGCGGGTGGTGCTGTGCGGGCGGCCGCCGGCGCCGGACACGGGGGCGTTCGCGCTGACCTTCGACAACCGCGGCGGCGGCCGGGAACTGACCGAGCACCTCATCGGCCTCGGCCATCGCCGGCTCGGCTACATCGCGGGCCCGGAGGAACGGACGACGACGCGGCACCGGCTGGAGGGCCACCGGGAGGCGCTGGCCGCGCACGGGATCGTGGAGGATCCGCGGTGGACTGTGCACGGCCGCTACGACCGGCGCTCCGGGTACGAGGCCACGCTGGAGCTGCTACGGCGGGATCCGTCACTGACGGCCGTGGTCGCGGCGAACGACTCCGTCGCGGTGGGGGCGTCCGCGGCGCTGCGGGAGTCTGGGCGGCGGATTCCGGAGGACGTCTCGGTCGCCGGGTTCGACGATCTGCCGTTCAGCGTGGACGCGGTGCCTTCGCTTACGACGGTGCGGTTGCCGTTGTCGGAGGCGGGGGCCCGGGCGGGGCGGATCGCGATGGGGCGGGAGGAGCCGCCGCCGGGTGGGATCGCCACGGTTCGGGGGGAGTTGATGGTTCGGGGGTCTTCTGGGGTGCCGCGGAAGTAG
- a CDS encoding Gfo/Idh/MocA family protein gives MTRKTVRIAMNGVTGRMGYRQHLVRSILALREQGGLDLGDGTVLWPEPILVGRREHALKALAEQHGLDPANVSTDVDAVLADPTVEIYFDAQVTSAREEALTKAIAAGKHIYTEKPTATGLDGALELARLADAAGIKHGVVQDKLFLPGLLKLKRLIEGGFFGRILSIRGEFGYWVFEGDWQSAQRPSWNYRSEDGGGIVVDMFPHWEYVLHELFGRVKSVQAIATTHIPQRWDENGKPYDATADDAAYGIFELDSGAIAQINSSWAVRVNRDELVEFQVDGTEGSAVAGLRNCRAQHRSSTPKPVWNPDLPATEVFRDQWQEVPDNTDFDNGFKAQWELFLRHVYADAPYHWDLLAGARGVQLAELGLKSSAEGRRFDVPEITL, from the coding sequence GTGACACGCAAGACGGTGCGTATCGCCATGAACGGCGTGACCGGGCGCATGGGCTACCGACAGCACCTCGTCCGCTCGATCCTCGCACTGCGCGAGCAGGGTGGTCTAGACCTCGGAGACGGTACGGTTCTGTGGCCGGAACCGATCCTCGTGGGCCGCCGCGAGCACGCGCTGAAGGCGCTTGCCGAGCAGCACGGGCTGGACCCGGCGAACGTCTCCACGGACGTCGACGCGGTCCTCGCCGACCCGACCGTCGAGATCTACTTCGACGCCCAGGTCACCTCGGCCCGTGAGGAGGCGCTCACGAAGGCGATCGCGGCGGGCAAGCACATCTACACCGAGAAGCCGACCGCCACCGGCCTCGACGGTGCCCTCGAACTGGCCCGCCTCGCCGACGCCGCCGGCATCAAGCACGGCGTCGTCCAGGACAAGCTCTTCCTGCCTGGTCTGCTGAAGCTCAAGCGCCTCATCGAGGGTGGGTTCTTCGGCCGGATCCTGTCCATCCGGGGCGAGTTCGGCTACTGGGTCTTCGAGGGCGACTGGCAGAGTGCCCAGCGCCCGTCGTGGAACTACCGCTCGGAGGACGGCGGCGGCATCGTCGTCGACATGTTCCCGCACTGGGAGTACGTCCTCCACGAGCTGTTCGGCCGCGTCAAGTCCGTCCAGGCCATCGCGACCACCCACATCCCGCAGCGCTGGGACGAGAACGGCAAGCCCTACGACGCCACCGCCGACGACGCCGCCTACGGCATCTTCGAACTCGACAGCGGCGCCATCGCCCAGATCAACTCCTCCTGGGCCGTCCGCGTCAACCGCGACGAACTCGTCGAGTTTCAGGTGGATGGGACCGAGGGGTCGGCTGTCGCCGGGCTGCGCAACTGCCGTGCCCAACACCGGAGTTCCACCCCGAAGCCGGTCTGGAACCCGGACCTGCCCGCCACCGAGGTCTTCCGCGACCAGTGGCAGGAAGTCCCCGACAACACCGACTTCGACAACGGCTTCAAGGCCCAGTGGGAGCTGTTCCTCCGCCACGTCTACGCCGACGCCCCGTACCACTGGGACCTCCTGGCCGGCGCCCGCGGTGTCCAACTCGCCGAGCTGGGCCTGAAGTCGTCCGCCGAGGGCCGCCGTTTCGACGTTCCGGAGATCACCCTGTGA
- a CDS encoding dihydrodipicolinate synthase family protein — protein sequence MTIQLPDVGGVLRAYEPRQEPLAVTSGTPFTSRTVFSAAHVVADPFADTSPDSAAAVDWDATLAFRRHLWSHGLGVAEAMDTAQRGMGLDWVGAAELIRRSAAEAKAVGGRIACGVGTDQLTGPASLADVQAAYEEQLALVEASGAQAILMASRALAAVAKGPEDYLEVYGHLLRQASEPVVLHWLGPMFDPALEGYWGSSDLDAATDTFLEVIAAHPDKVDGIKVSLLEAQREIDIRRRLPQGVRCYTGDDFNYPELIAGDDQGFSHALLGIFDPLGPLAAEAVRVLDTGNTAGFRELLDPTVELSRHLFQTPTRFYKTGVVFLAWLAGHQAHFTMVGGLQSARSLPHFARAYELADGLGLFPDPKLAEERMKNLLSLYGVNQ from the coding sequence GTGACCATCCAACTCCCGGACGTCGGTGGGGTCTTGAGGGCATACGAGCCCCGACAGGAACCCCTCGCCGTCACCTCCGGCACCCCCTTCACCTCTCGTACGGTGTTCTCGGCGGCGCACGTCGTCGCCGACCCCTTCGCCGACACGAGCCCGGACTCGGCCGCCGCCGTCGACTGGGACGCCACCCTCGCCTTCCGCCGCCACCTCTGGTCCCACGGCCTCGGTGTCGCCGAGGCGATGGACACCGCCCAGCGCGGCATGGGCCTGGACTGGGTGGGCGCGGCCGAGCTGATCCGCCGAAGTGCCGCCGAGGCCAAGGCGGTTGGCGGCCGCATTGCGTGTGGCGTCGGCACCGACCAGCTCACCGGCCCGGCGTCCCTGGCCGACGTACAGGCCGCGTACGAGGAGCAGTTGGCGCTCGTCGAGGCGTCGGGCGCGCAGGCCATCCTGATGGCGTCGCGGGCGCTCGCGGCCGTAGCGAAGGGGCCTGAGGACTACCTGGAGGTCTACGGCCACCTGCTCCGGCAGGCGTCCGAGCCGGTCGTCCTGCACTGGCTGGGTCCCATGTTCGACCCGGCACTTGAGGGTTACTGGGGTTCGTCGGACCTCGACGCGGCCACCGACACGTTCCTCGAAGTCATCGCCGCGCACCCCGACAAGGTCGACGGCATCAAGGTGTCGCTCCTGGAGGCTCAGCGGGAGATCGACATCCGGCGCCGACTGCCGCAGGGTGTGCGCTGCTACACCGGCGACGACTTCAACTACCCCGAGCTGATCGCGGGCGACGACCAGGGCTTCAGCCACGCCCTGCTCGGCATCTTCGACCCGCTCGGCCCGCTGGCGGCGGAGGCGGTCCGCGTCCTGGACACCGGGAACACGGCCGGTTTCCGCGAACTCCTCGACCCGACCGTCGAGTTGTCCCGTCACCTCTTCCAGACACCGACCCGCTTCTACAAGACGGGTGTGGTGTTCCTGGCCTGGCTCGCGGGCCACCAGGCGCACTTCACGATGGTCGGCGGCCTCCAGTCGGCCCGCTCCCTCCCGCACTTCGCCCGCGCCTACGAACTCGCCGACGGCCTGGGCCTGTTCCCCGACCCGAAGCTCGCGGAGGAACGGATGAAGAACCTGCTGTCCCTGTACGGAGTGAACCAGTGA
- a CDS encoding sugar phosphate isomerase/epimerase family protein, with protein sequence MTVKQLSMPELVDACLELGVPGVGLWREPVQSYGLEETAKLVRDAGLTVTTLCRGGFFTAIDPDERAHALDDNRRAVDEAATLGTDTLVLVSGGLPAGSKDLHGARERIADALGELGPYAEERGVRLAIEPLHPMFASDRCVVSTLTQALDLAERFPAQQVGVTVDTYHIWWDDRAPEQIARAGAGGRIHTFQLADWTTPLPEGVLNGRGQIGDGAIDMREWLSYVEAAGYSGPIEVELFNDGLWARDGREVLAETAARFVEHVIR encoded by the coding sequence ATGACGGTGAAGCAGCTGTCGATGCCCGAACTGGTAGACGCCTGCCTGGAGTTGGGCGTCCCCGGCGTCGGCCTCTGGCGCGAGCCGGTCCAGTCGTACGGCCTGGAGGAGACCGCGAAGCTGGTCCGCGACGCGGGCCTCACGGTGACAACGTTGTGCAGGGGTGGATTCTTCACGGCGATCGACCCGGACGAGCGCGCCCATGCTCTGGACGACAACCGCCGTGCCGTGGACGAGGCGGCAACTCTGGGCACCGACACCCTCGTGCTCGTGTCCGGTGGTCTGCCGGCCGGCTCCAAGGACCTGCACGGCGCGCGGGAGCGGATCGCCGACGCGCTGGGGGAGTTGGGGCCCTACGCCGAGGAGCGGGGCGTACGGCTGGCCATCGAGCCGTTGCACCCGATGTTCGCCTCCGACCGCTGTGTGGTCTCGACGCTCACCCAGGCCCTCGACCTCGCCGAGCGCTTCCCCGCGCAGCAGGTCGGCGTCACGGTGGACACGTACCACATCTGGTGGGACGACCGGGCGCCCGAGCAGATCGCCCGGGCGGGTGCGGGCGGCCGTATCCACACCTTCCAACTCGCCGACTGGACCACCCCGTTGCCCGAGGGCGTGCTCAACGGCCGCGGGCAGATCGGCGACGGCGCGATCGACATGCGTGAGTGGCTGTCGTACGTCGAGGCGGCGGGCTACTCCGGTCCTATCGAGGTCGAGCTGTTCAACGACGGACTGTGGGCGCGGGACGGACGCGAGGTGCTGGCGGAGACGGCGGCGCGGTTCGTGGAGCACGTGATCCGGTAG
- a CDS encoding MarR family winged helix-turn-helix transcriptional regulator: MGNSEIAPTALAAQVERVLAEWRVARPDLDPTPFRLFSALAVAGRQVQEFYDASTAQHGLSGPDFFLLAELRRRGEPFQATPGELTQVLVRSSGGTTKLLDRLVAVGHITRVANPDDRRSTLVQLTENGRRLIDVALQDHLAAEATLLQDLDPADTSRVIDLLWALTSRLRAWPHPD, encoded by the coding sequence GTGGGAAACTCAGAGATCGCGCCGACCGCGTTGGCCGCGCAGGTGGAGCGGGTGCTCGCGGAATGGCGGGTGGCCCGGCCCGACCTCGACCCCACGCCGTTCCGCCTGTTCAGCGCCCTCGCCGTGGCCGGCCGCCAGGTCCAGGAGTTCTACGACGCCAGCACCGCCCAGCACGGCCTGTCGGGCCCGGATTTCTTCCTGCTCGCCGAGCTGCGCCGCCGCGGCGAACCCTTCCAGGCCACGCCCGGGGAGCTCACCCAGGTGCTGGTCCGCTCCTCGGGCGGCACGACGAAGCTGCTCGACCGGCTCGTCGCCGTCGGGCACATCACCCGTGTCGCCAACCCTGACGACCGCCGCTCCACCCTGGTCCAGCTGACCGAGAACGGCCGTCGCCTGATCGACGTAGCCCTCCAGGACCACCTGGCCGCGGAGGCGACGCTCCTACAGGACCTCGACCCCGCCGACACGAGTCGGGTCATCGACCTGCTGTGGGCCCTGACCAGCCGCCTACGCGCCTGGCCCCATCCGGACTAG